A single genomic interval of Struthio camelus isolate bStrCam1 chromosome 9, bStrCam1.hap1, whole genome shotgun sequence harbors:
- the SLC51A gene encoding organic solute transporter subunit alpha: MDPPFELAPDPRFPRPLVEMLIRNFSIPAACFSLPPTSEQLLQQLDVVELSIMGLATFLTLLSVAIFVEEAFYLTRKIRCPIKMKTLLWSSSAPTVVSVVSCFGLWIPRSMMVVEMATTAYFAVCFYLLMLIMVEGFGGKEAVLSILKDVPMVISTGPCCCCCPCLPQITMSRRKLQLLLLGTFQYTIFKAVAVFVGLVLAADGNYNPADISEKSVALWINTLLGVSTIFGLWALGILFRQARLHLKEQNIGAKFACFQVLLILTALQPSIFSILANSGSIACWPPLSSKARSQQMNMQLIILQTFIIAVVTRIYYRKQDDKPGYQPISFASSDTNIKV, translated from the exons atggACCCTCCCTTCGAGCTGGCGCCGGACCCCAG GTTCCCCCGGCCGCTCGTGGAGATGCTGATAAGGAATTTCAGCATCCCGGCAGCGTGCTTCTCCCTGCCGCCCACCTCCGAGCAGCTCCTGCAAC AGCTGGATGTAGTCGAACTCTCCATCATGGGCCTGGCCACCTTCCTGACACTGCTGTCGGTCGCCATCTTCGTGGAAGAGGCCTTCTACCTCACTCGCAAGATCCGCTGCCCCATCAAGATGAAGACTCTCCTTTGGAGCAGCTCAGCCCCTACG GTCGTGTCTGTGGTCAGCTGCTTTGGGCTCTGGATCCCTCGCTCCATGATGGTGGTGGAGATGGCGACCACGGC GTACTTTGCCGTCTGCTTCTACCTCCTGATGCTGATCATGGTGGAGGGCTTtgggggcaaggaggcagtgctGAGCATCCTGAAGGATGTGCCCATGGTGATCAGCACcggcccctgctgctgctgctgtccctgcCTGCCCCAAATCACCATGAGCAG GAGAAAGCTccaactgctgctgctggggactTTCCAGTACACCATCTTCAAGGCGGTTGCTGTCTTTGTGGGGCTGGTCCTGGCTGCCGACGGGAACTACAACCCTGCTGAC ATCTCAGAGAAGAGCGTGGCGCTCTGGATCAACACGCTCCTGGGGGTCTCCACCATCTTTGGCCTGTGGGCCCTGGGCATCCTCTTCCGGCAGGCCAGGTTGCATTTGAAAGAGCAGAACATTGGGGCCAAATTTGCTTGCTTCCAG GTTCTCCTCATCCTGACAGCGCTGCAGCCCTCCATCTTCAGCATCCTGGCCAACAGTGGCAGCATTGCCTGCTGGCCACCCCTCTCCTCCAAGGCCAGGTCACAGC AGATGAACATGCAGCTGATAATCCTGCAAACGTTCATCATAGCTGTGGTGACCCGGATATACTACCGCAAGCAGGATGACAAACCAGGCTACCAGCCCATCAGCTTTGCATCTTCAGACACCAACATCAAGGTCTGA